Proteins from one Lachnospiraceae bacterium KGMB03038 genomic window:
- the ruvA gene encoding Holliday junction branch migration protein RuvA, whose protein sequence is MIEFIKGELAAVEADKAVIDVGGVGFALFMSGQALGKMPPAGHQVKIYTYLNVKEDAMQLYGFLTKDDLEVFRLLIGVSGIGPKGALGILSGLTPDELRFAVMSNDVKAISAAPGIGKKTAEKLILELKDKLKIEDVLEHAAQEGSGQGETNSGGGEVAGEAVQALIALGYGNTEALQAVKKAYVSEDMEVEEVLKAALKFVAF, encoded by the coding sequence ATGATCGAATTTATAAAAGGGGAACTTGCCGCGGTGGAAGCGGACAAGGCAGTCATAGATGTGGGAGGGGTGGGATTTGCCCTCTTTATGTCCGGGCAGGCGCTTGGCAAGATGCCGCCGGCAGGACATCAAGTGAAGATCTATACTTATTTAAATGTGAAAGAAGACGCCATGCAGTTGTATGGGTTCTTGACCAAAGACGACCTGGAAGTGTTCCGCCTTCTGATCGGCGTCAGCGGCATCGGCCCGAAAGGCGCCCTTGGGATACTGTCCGGGCTGACGCCGGACGAACTGCGTTTCGCGGTCATGTCCAATGATGTAAAAGCAATCTCGGCAGCTCCTGGAATTGGAAAGAAGACAGCGGAGAAACTGATCCTGGAGTTAAAAGATAAACTAAAGATCGAGGATGTGCTGGAACATGCGGCCCAGGAAGGAAGCGGACAGGGAGAAACGAATTCCGGCGGCGGAGAAGTGGCAGGCGAGGCAGTGCAGGCTCTGATCGCTTTGGGATATGGAAACACGGAGGCTCTGCAGGCGGTGAAGAAGGCCTATGTTTCAGAAGATATGGAAGTAGAAGAGGTGCTGAAAGCGGCTCTGAAATTTGTTGCGTTCTGA
- the ltrA gene encoding group II intron reverse transcriptase/maturase, with amino-acid sequence MGTENGESCSQRDSAERKGYVRAHRSFNRIWKERDSAESDILGKILAKDNLNRAYKRVKANKGAPGVDGMTIEAALPWLKEHNYELTERIRKGKYTPSPVRRVEIPKADGGVRKLGIPTVIDRIIQQAMLQQLMPIYEPLFSDDSFGYRPGHGAKDAIHRIKEYMERGYTRAVVLDLSKYFDTLNHTILLNLLRKQVKDERVIQMVKRYLKSGVMENGVVTETKEGSPQGGNLSPLLANVYLNEFDWEFQRRGVPCIRYADDIVLLAKSERAAERLLESSTKYLEGTLKLKVNREKSRTVSVFSIGNFKFLGFCFGKNGKGIYVRVHGKSWKKAKDKLRKLTSRSRCGSIIRTMEKIKVYMRGWLNYYGIADMKKNIESLNGWLYRRIRMCIWKQWKRPKTRRRKLMGLGLPEWAACEGAYSRKSYWRMSNTGVVKRALTKERLINWGFYDLTTAYQSLHVNY; translated from the coding sequence ATGGGTACAGAAAACGGAGAAAGCTGCTCACAAAGAGATAGCGCGGAACGCAAAGGGTATGTGAGAGCGCACCGCTCATTCAACCGGATATGGAAGGAAAGGGACAGTGCAGAGTCGGACATCTTGGGTAAGATTCTGGCGAAAGATAACCTGAACAGAGCTTACAAGAGAGTAAAAGCAAACAAGGGAGCGCCGGGAGTCGACGGAATGACCATCGAAGCGGCCCTGCCATGGTTAAAGGAGCACAACTACGAACTGACAGAGAGAATCCGAAAGGGGAAGTATACCCCGTCTCCTGTCAGACGGGTGGAAATCCCAAAGGCGGACGGAGGGGTGCGCAAGCTAGGCATCCCAACGGTCATTGACCGCATCATCCAACAGGCAATGCTCCAGCAGCTCATGCCAATCTACGAGCCGCTGTTTTCGGATGACAGCTTTGGCTATCGTCCGGGACATGGGGCAAAAGACGCCATACACAGGATAAAAGAGTACATGGAACGGGGTTATACAAGGGCGGTCGTCCTTGACCTGTCAAAGTACTTTGATACGCTGAACCATACAATCCTGCTAAACCTGTTGAGAAAACAGGTAAAAGATGAGAGGGTGATACAGATGGTAAAGCGATACCTGAAAAGCGGAGTGATGGAGAACGGAGTTGTAACAGAGACAAAGGAAGGGTCCCCACAGGGAGGAAATCTCTCTCCCCTTTTGGCAAACGTGTACCTGAACGAGTTCGACTGGGAATTCCAGAGACGGGGTGTGCCGTGTATCCGCTATGCAGATGACATTGTATTGTTGGCGAAGAGTGAGCGGGCGGCAGAACGACTGCTGGAATCCAGTACGAAGTATCTGGAGGGAACGCTGAAGCTGAAAGTGAATCGGGAAAAGAGCCGGACAGTCAGCGTGTTCTCAATCGGAAATTTTAAGTTCCTTGGCTTTTGTTTTGGGAAGAACGGAAAAGGAATCTACGTCCGTGTCCATGGAAAGTCGTGGAAGAAAGCCAAGGATAAACTGCGCAAGCTCACTTCCCGGAGCAGGTGCGGGAGTATTATCCGAACCATGGAGAAGATAAAAGTCTACATGAGAGGATGGCTGAACTACTATGGGATAGCGGACATGAAGAAGAATATCGAAAGCCTGAACGGATGGCTGTACCGCCGGATACGGATGTGTATCTGGAAACAGTGGAAACGGCCAAAGACCCGAAGAAGAAAACTGATGGGACTGGGCTTACCGGAATGGGCAGCCTGTGAGGGAGCATACAGTAGGAAATCCTACTGGAGGATGTCTAACACAGGCGTGGTCAAAAGAGCGCTAACTAAAGAAAGACTGATAAACTGGGGTTTCTATGATTTAACCACAGCTTATCAGTCTCTGCACGTCAACTATTGA
- a CDS encoding arginase: MRVSLLYKTKPDSYTESCTVNAADRWRERNVWYPGRSVRNALKRVTIIER; encoded by the coding sequence ATGAGGGTAAGTCTGCTATACAAGACGAAGCCCGATAGCTACACGGAATCATGTACAGTAAATGCGGCAGATAGATGGAGGGAAAGAAACGTGTGGTACCCAGGGAGGTCTGTGCGGAATGCTCTAAAAAGAGTAACCATTATCGAGAGGTAA
- a CDS encoding RnfABCDGE type electron transport complex subunit A — protein sequence MADLILIAVGSALVSNVVLSQFLGICSFLGVSKKTETAVGMGGAVIFVITLASFVASLLYEFILKPLGFDYLNTIVFILVIAALVQIVEMFLKKFVPSLYNALGVYLPLITTNCAVLGVAINNVQDEYNLLESVVNGFATGVGYLIAIVLLAGIREKMEYNDIPESFKGMPIVLLTSTLMAIAFYGFSGLI from the coding sequence ATGGCAGATTTGATTTTGATCGCAGTTGGTTCTGCGCTTGTAAGTAACGTCGTACTCAGCCAGTTCCTTGGAATCTGTTCCTTCCTGGGCGTTTCCAAGAAGACGGAGACAGCCGTTGGAATGGGCGGAGCGGTAATCTTCGTTATTACGCTGGCATCATTTGTGGCGAGCCTGCTGTATGAATTTATTTTGAAACCATTGGGATTCGACTATCTGAACACGATCGTATTTATCCTGGTCATTGCGGCTTTGGTCCAGATCGTGGAAATGTTCTTAAAGAAGTTTGTGCCTTCTCTGTATAACGCGTTGGGTGTATACCTGCCGCTGATTACCACGAACTGCGCGGTGCTGGGCGTAGCCATCAACAATGTACAGGATGAATACAATCTTCTGGAAAGCGTGGTAAACGGTTTCGCGACGGGTGTCGGTTATCTGATCGCGATCGTTCTGCTGGCCGGTATCCGCGAGAAAATGGAATATAACGATATCCCGGAATCCTTTAAGGGAATGCCGATCGTACTTTTGACATCAACGTTGATGGCGATCGCCTTCTATGGATTCTCAGGATTGATATAG
- a CDS encoding electron transport complex subunit E, protein MNSCGERLKNGLIDENPIFVLMLGMCPTLAVTTSAMNGLGMGVSTTAVLVMSNMLISMLRKVIPDSVRMPAFIVVVASFVTIVDFLMEGFTPSLYDALGLYIPLIVVNCIILGRAESYASKNPVLPSIFDGLGMGLGFTVALIAIGAVREIIGAGQIFGYQLLPIADEAAGTAGYVPVAIFVQAPGAFLVLAVLAAIQNKVKINMEKKGKDASKIQSGCGADCATCGGCASAAENGKE, encoded by the coding sequence ATGAATAGTTGTGGCGAAAGACTGAAAAATGGTCTGATAGATGAAAATCCTATATTTGTTCTGATGCTTGGTATGTGTCCGACGCTGGCGGTCACCACTTCTGCGATGAACGGTCTGGGCATGGGAGTATCTACTACAGCGGTGCTTGTTATGTCCAACATGCTGATTTCTATGCTGCGTAAAGTGATTCCGGATTCTGTCCGGATGCCTGCGTTTATCGTAGTTGTAGCATCTTTTGTAACTATCGTAGATTTCCTGATGGAAGGTTTTACGCCTTCTCTCTATGACGCGCTGGGACTTTATATTCCGCTGATCGTTGTAAACTGTATCATCCTGGGCCGCGCGGAGAGTTATGCTTCTAAAAATCCTGTCCTGCCGTCTATTTTCGATGGACTTGGCATGGGGCTTGGATTTACGGTGGCTCTGATCGCCATCGGAGCGGTCCGCGAGATCATTGGCGCTGGTCAGATCTTCGGCTATCAGCTTCTGCCGATCGCGGATGAGGCCGCTGGAACGGCAGGCTATGTGCCGGTCGCTATCTTTGTCCAGGCTCCGGGAGCCTTCCTGGTACTGGCTGTGCTGGCGGCGATCCAGAATAAGGTAAAGATCAACATGGAGAAGAAGGGCAAAGACGCGTCCAAGATCCAGTCCGGATGCGGCGCGGACTGTGCGACCTGCGGCGGTTGTGCTTCAGCCGCTGAGAACGGAAAGGAATAG
- a CDS encoding NusG domain II-containing protein — MKIKLKKKDWALIVIILCVAALAFLLHEVIGGSGAGKVVVKVAGEIEGTYDLSEDQEIEINGGTNILQIKGGKADMIEADCPDQLCVHQKDISRSHESIICLPNKVTVEIESAESSEYDAVVQ; from the coding sequence ATGAAAATCAAGTTGAAAAAGAAAGACTGGGCATTGATCGTGATCATCCTCTGCGTGGCAGCGCTGGCCTTCCTTCTTCACGAAGTGATCGGCGGAAGCGGCGCCGGCAAAGTGGTAGTTAAGGTAGCGGGAGAGATCGAAGGAACTTACGATCTTTCAGAAGACCAGGAGATAGAGATCAATGGCGGAACCAATATTCTTCAGATAAAGGGTGGGAAAGCGGACATGATAGAGGCTGACTGCCCGGATCAGTTGTGCGTGCATCAGAAAGACATATCAAGAAGCCATGAATCGATCATCTGCCTTCCTAATAAAGTTACGGTGGAAATCGAGAGCGCGGAGAGCAGCGAATATGATGCGGTAGTGCAGTAG
- the ruvB gene encoding Holliday junction branch migration DNA helicase RuvB — MSRRIITTENLEEDIKIENHLRPQLLEDYIGQEKAKETLKVYIQAAKERGEALDHVLFYGPPGLGKTTLAGIIANEMDVNIKITSGPAIEKPGEMAAILNNLQEGDVLFVDEIHRLNRQVEEVLYPAMEDYAIDIMIGKGATARSIRLDLPKFTLVGATTRAGMLTAPLRDRFGVVHRLEFYTIDELKDIILRSAKVLEVGIDEAGAYALARRSRGTPRLANRLLKRVRDFAQVRYDGYITAQVADSALDLLDVDKSGLDQTDRELLETIICKFQGGPVGLDTLAAAIGEDAGTIEDVYEPYLLKNGYLQRTPRGRVATAKACGHLGISLENEKK, encoded by the coding sequence ATGAGCAGAAGAATCATTACAACAGAAAATCTGGAAGAAGATATTAAGATCGAGAATCATCTGCGCCCTCAGCTTCTGGAAGATTATATCGGCCAGGAAAAGGCCAAGGAAACACTGAAGGTTTATATTCAGGCGGCCAAGGAAAGAGGCGAGGCATTGGATCATGTCTTGTTCTATGGACCGCCGGGGCTTGGAAAGACCACGCTTGCGGGGATCATTGCCAATGAAATGGATGTGAATATCAAGATCACTTCCGGGCCGGCCATTGAGAAGCCGGGGGAAATGGCGGCGATCTTAAATAATCTGCAGGAGGGGGACGTACTGTTTGTGGATGAGATCCACCGATTGAACCGCCAGGTAGAAGAAGTCCTCTATCCCGCGATGGAGGACTATGCGATCGATATCATGATCGGGAAGGGGGCCACGGCCCGATCCATCCGCTTGGATCTTCCCAAATTCACTCTGGTAGGGGCGACTACCAGGGCAGGTATGCTGACGGCGCCTCTGCGGGATCGGTTTGGCGTGGTGCATCGGCTGGAGTTCTATACCATTGACGAATTAAAGGATATTATTTTAAGATCCGCAAAAGTCCTTGAGGTTGGAATCGATGAGGCGGGAGCGTATGCCCTTGCCCGCAGGTCAAGAGGAACGCCAAGGCTTGCCAACCGGCTCCTGAAGCGGGTGCGGGATTTCGCCCAGGTTCGCTACGATGGATATATTACGGCCCAGGTGGCAGATTCGGCTTTGGATCTTCTGGATGTGGACAAATCCGGACTGGACCAGACAGACCGGGAACTTTTGGAGACCATCATCTGCAAATTCCAGGGAGGTCCTGTGGGCCTTGATACTTTGGCGGCTGCCATCGGAGAAGATGCGGGAACTATCGAGGATGTATATGAACCCTATCTTTTGAAGAACGGATATTTGCAGCGCACGCCCAGAGGCAGGGTGGCAACGGCAAAAGCCTGCGGGCATTTGGGGATTTCCCTTGAAAATGAGAAAAAATAG
- a CDS encoding RnfABCDGE type electron transport complex subunit G: MNKIIKNTIILTVITLVSGLLLGLVYEITKEPIANAQEQAKREAWQAVFPDASQDAFEQIDVDGDVAAQVIKDLGMSGSIDEVCAVDGGDTGYVITVTDGEGYGGDIQITVGITADGTVSGVSFLSISETAGLGMKATESSFYEQYVGVQTEKFYVSKDGGEGEPIDAISGATITSRAVTSAVNAALGYFQNAF; this comes from the coding sequence ATGAACAAGATTATCAAGAATACAATCATCCTGACTGTGATCACTTTAGTCTCCGGTCTTCTGCTGGGACTTGTATATGAAATCACGAAAGAACCGATCGCCAACGCCCAGGAGCAGGCGAAGAGGGAAGCGTGGCAGGCGGTATTCCCTGATGCGTCACAGGATGCGTTTGAACAGATAGACGTAGACGGGGATGTGGCCGCCCAGGTGATCAAAGATCTGGGAATGTCTGGAAGTATTGATGAGGTCTGCGCGGTAGACGGCGGTGATACAGGATATGTGATCACTGTAACAGATGGAGAGGGATACGGCGGCGACATCCAGATCACGGTAGGCATCACCGCGGACGGTACGGTGAGCGGTGTTTCCTTCCTTTCTATCAGCGAAACTGCCGGACTTGGTATGAAGGCGACGGAGAGCTCTTTCTATGAGCAGTATGTTGGTGTGCAGACAGAGAAGTTTTATGTATCCAAAGACGGCGGCGAGGGGGAACCAATCGATGCCATCAGCGGCGCTACCATTACTTCGAGAGCAGTAACCAGTGCGGTAAACGCGGCGCTTGGTTATTTCCAGAACGCGTTTTAG
- a CDS encoding Gx transporter family protein: MKNKVAYFGVFTALALIFSYVESLIPFQFGIPGVKLGLANLIIVIALYKMRLFEVFLLSIVRILLSGFIFGNYFSILYSLAGGLLSLAVMALLKKLGGFSVIGISVAGGVFHNVGQLLTAMVVVETFSVIYYVPVLLVAGVITGFLIGIAAGEMLKRLVNINFY, translated from the coding sequence ATGAAGAATAAAGTTGCCTATTTTGGCGTGTTTACGGCACTGGCGCTCATCTTCAGTTACGTGGAGTCTCTGATCCCGTTTCAATTTGGAATTCCTGGGGTGAAGCTGGGGCTGGCCAATTTGATCATTGTTATCGCACTGTATAAAATGCGGCTATTTGAAGTGTTTTTGCTTTCAATAGTCCGTATTTTACTTTCCGGTTTTATTTTTGGAAATTATTTTAGTATCCTTTACAGCCTGGCTGGCGGGCTTTTGAGTCTGGCGGTGATGGCGCTTTTGAAAAAGCTGGGCGGGTTCAGCGTGATCGGGATCAGTGTGGCGGGCGGTGTATTCCACAACGTGGGCCAGCTTCTGACCGCAATGGTGGTGGTGGAAACCTTCAGTGTGATCTATTACGTGCCGGTACTTCTGGTGGCAGGAGTGATCACAGGGTTTTTGATCGGAATCGCGGCAGGGGAAATGCTGAAGCGTCTCGTGAATATCAATTTTTATTAG
- a CDS encoding DUF2752 domain-containing protein, with protein sequence MKRTVKQTVHDGWKILKEDICQARWAIVALALYFLFFKYILHSMCPMVLATGYPCPGCGMTRAAFCVLRLDFAGAWETHPFIFPIIVLAAVFCWNRYVSGKKRQPVLRKCVTVLAVAMILFYFWRMWRFFPGQPPMSYYSGNLLSRIQGVLLHLR encoded by the coding sequence ATGAAGCGAACCGTGAAACAGACTGTCCATGACGGGTGGAAGATCTTAAAAGAGGATATTTGTCAGGCTAGATGGGCAATTGTGGCTTTGGCTTTGTATTTTCTTTTTTTTAAATATATCCTTCACAGTATGTGCCCTATGGTCTTGGCAACAGGCTATCCCTGCCCCGGATGCGGCATGACCCGCGCTGCTTTCTGTGTGCTCCGCCTGGATTTTGCCGGCGCATGGGAAACCCATCCGTTTATTTTCCCGATCATCGTGCTTGCGGCGGTATTCTGCTGGAACCGGTACGTAAGCGGGAAGAAGAGACAGCCGGTCTTGCGCAAGTGTGTGACAGTCCTGGCAGTAGCTATGATTTTGTTTTATTTTTGGAGGATGTGGCGGTTTTTCCCGGGACAGCCGCCTATGAGCTATTACAGCGGGAATCTGCTGTCTAGGATTCAAGGGGTTCTATTGCATTTGCGGTAA
- a CDS encoding FAD:protein FMN transferase, protein MRYKKIAALLTAAILLLPGCSGLTEKRNLVYTDTLYDTVISVKILDPAGDDILKGCEKLCRKYDTMFSYTNEDSDIYKINHAGGAAVEVSEETIDLIKRGIYYGDLSDGAFDISIGAVSSLWDFSSEEPAVPSSAALAEARTHVNYKNIILKDNTVMLRDPKAAIDVGAIAKGYIADRVKEYLEDQGVKHAVINLGGNVQTIGTKPDGTDYNIAIQKPFAKSGDAITSVKVANQSVVSTGIYQRYFEADDGTLYHHILDPSTGAPCKNNLYSVTIITDSSLTADALSTTCFLLGYEEGMRLIDQLDNVDAVFITDDQKLHYSSNFQKKQ, encoded by the coding sequence ATGAGATATAAAAAAATCGCGGCTCTTCTTACCGCGGCCATCCTTCTTCTTCCTGGATGTTCCGGGCTCACGGAAAAGAGAAATCTTGTGTATACAGATACACTCTATGACACAGTGATCAGCGTCAAGATCTTAGATCCAGCCGGCGACGATATCTTAAAAGGCTGTGAAAAACTCTGCAGGAAATACGACACGATGTTTTCTTATACAAACGAAGACAGCGACATCTACAAGATCAATCACGCAGGCGGAGCCGCTGTGGAAGTATCAGAAGAAACTATTGATCTGATCAAACGAGGCATCTATTACGGTGATCTTTCCGATGGGGCTTTCGACATTTCGATCGGAGCGGTTTCCTCTCTGTGGGATTTCAGCTCCGAAGAGCCGGCAGTACCTTCCAGCGCCGCTCTTGCCGAGGCCAGAACCCATGTCAACTATAAGAATATCATTTTAAAAGACAATACTGTCATGCTAAGAGACCCAAAAGCCGCCATCGATGTAGGCGCTATCGCGAAAGGATATATCGCGGACCGAGTGAAGGAGTATCTGGAGGATCAAGGTGTAAAACACGCGGTCATCAATCTTGGGGGCAATGTACAGACCATTGGGACAAAACCTGACGGAACCGACTATAATATCGCGATTCAAAAACCATTTGCAAAAAGCGGGGACGCCATTACCTCTGTAAAAGTAGCGAATCAATCGGTAGTTTCCACCGGAATTTACCAGCGCTATTTTGAGGCCGATGACGGAACTCTCTATCACCATATTTTGGATCCTTCCACAGGAGCCCCATGCAAAAATAACCTTTACAGCGTTACCATCATCACAGATTCATCACTCACAGCAGATGCGTTGAGTACCACCTGTTTTCTCCTGGGATATGAAGAGGGCATGCGTCTGATCGATCAATTGGATAATGTGGATGCTGTGTTTATTACCGATGATCAGAAACTTCACTATTCATCTAATTTTCAAAAGAAACAATAA
- the zapA gene encoding cell division protein ZapA, with protein MASSKNFTEVLIGGKVFTLSGFESEEYLQKVSTYLNHKIEECSSSEGYRKQNSETRSVLLALNIADDYFKARKQGASLETDIEAKDKDMYDLKHELISVQIKLENAEKAMDRLKEENKELQMKIVELETEMKNKKK; from the coding sequence ATGGCATCATCAAAAAATTTTACAGAGGTATTGATCGGCGGTAAGGTATTTACCCTGAGTGGATTTGAGAGTGAAGAGTATCTGCAGAAGGTGTCTACCTATCTGAATCATAAAATTGAGGAGTGCAGCAGCAGCGAAGGCTACCGCAAACAGAATTCGGAGACGCGAAGCGTCCTGTTGGCGCTGAATATCGCGGACGACTATTTTAAAGCAAGGAAACAAGGAGCTTCTTTGGAAACAGACATTGAGGCGAAGGATAAAGATATGTATGATCTGAAACATGAATTGATTTCTGTCCAGATCAAGTTAGAGAACGCGGAAAAAGCCATGGACCGTCTGAAGGAAGAAAACAAGGAACTTCAGATGAAAATTGTGGAACTTGAAACAGAAATGAAAAATAAAAAGAAGTAG
- a CDS encoding FtsW/RodA/SpoVE family cell cycle protein — protein MVNIIIELSKYIIIIMITMYTFMCFSIFGFQDPDRKKGMLRNQNILMFMIHIIAFLIMYLETDDIRLLAFYLMQVVLFGATILLYTFIYPKVSRLVINNMCMLLCIGMIMLTRLDYSSAVKQFMIAAGAIAISLVVPVIIRKFKRFSEWRNFYAIVGIISLAAVIVVGQVSGGAMLGFTVAGINVQPSELVKIVFVFFVASSFKISLEFKNIVATTALAAFHVLILVASRDLGAALIIFVVYLVMLYVATRQPLYILAGLGAGSAASVIAYYLFDHVRVRVLVWKDPFATYDSGGYQVAQSLFAIGTGSWFGMGLFQGEPDTIPVVVSDFIFSAIAEELGLIFALCMLLICVSCYVMFLNIAMQLHTMFYKLIALGLGTCYIFQVFLNVGGVTKFIPSTGVTLPLVSYGGSSLLSTIIMFGIIQGLYILREDEEENLERKKKERLRAAGSRKTGQKRTAKAGNVPQRPQRTKAPGKAAGKEKARPKQRIR, from the coding sequence TTGGTAAATATTATTATTGAGCTGTCAAAATATATCATAATCATTATGATTACGATGTATACCTTTATGTGTTTCAGTATATTCGGGTTTCAGGATCCGGATAGAAAGAAAGGAATGCTTCGAAATCAGAATATTCTGATGTTTATGATACACATCATCGCGTTTCTGATCATGTATCTGGAGACAGATGATATCCGGCTGTTAGCGTTCTATCTTATGCAAGTAGTGCTGTTTGGAGCTACTATACTTTTGTATACATTTATCTATCCTAAAGTATCCAGGCTGGTCATCAATAATATGTGTATGCTTTTGTGTATTGGTATGATCATGCTGACCAGACTGGATTATTCCAGCGCGGTAAAGCAATTTATGATCGCCGCTGGCGCGATCGCTATCAGTCTGGTGGTCCCAGTCATCATACGGAAGTTTAAGAGATTCTCGGAGTGGAGGAATTTCTACGCAATTGTGGGAATCATATCTCTGGCGGCGGTAATTGTTGTAGGGCAAGTCAGCGGCGGCGCAATGCTGGGATTTACAGTGGCAGGGATCAACGTACAGCCCTCTGAGCTGGTTAAGATCGTATTTGTATTCTTTGTCGCTTCCAGCTTTAAGATATCGCTGGAATTTAAAAACATTGTGGCCACAACGGCGCTGGCGGCCTTCCATGTGCTGATCCTGGTAGCCTCCAGGGACCTGGGAGCGGCGCTGATCATCTTTGTGGTATATCTGGTCATGCTGTATGTGGCAACCCGTCAGCCCCTTTATATTCTGGCGGGACTTGGAGCGGGAAGTGCGGCCTCGGTGATCGCTTACTATTTATTCGATCATGTAAGGGTCCGGGTCTTGGTCTGGAAGGATCCATTTGCCACCTATGATTCGGGAGGATATCAGGTGGCCCAGTCTTTGTTCGCCATCGGGACAGGAAGCTGGTTTGGGATGGGCCTTTTCCAGGGAGAGCCGGACACGATTCCGGTAGTGGTCTCGGACTTTATCTTTTCAGCCATTGCGGAAGAACTGGGATTGATCTTTGCTCTTTGTATGCTCCTGATCTGCGTCAGCTGTTATGTAATGTTTTTGAATATCGCCATGCAGCTGCATACCATGTTTTATAAATTGATTGCTTTGGGACTTGGCACCTGTTATATTTTCCAGGTATTTCTCAATGTTGGCGGAGTGACAAAGTTCATCCCGTCTACGGGAGTCACGCTTCCGCTGGTAAGTTATGGAGGAAGCTCTCTTTTAAGCACGATCATTATGTTTGGAATCATTCAAGGACTTTATATCTTACGTGAAGACGAGGAGGAAAATCTTGAAAGAAAGAAGAAGGAACGGTTACGAGCAGCGGGAAGCCGAAAAACGGGTCAGAAGAGAACAGCAAAAGCGGGAAATGTCCCGCAAAGACCGCAAAGAACTAAAGCGCCGGGAAAAGCGGCTGGCAAAGAAAAAGCGCGCCCGAAACAAAGAATTCGCTAG
- a CDS encoding RnfABCDGE type electron transport complex subunit B, which yields MSITGIILAAVIVGGTGLFIGIFLGLADKKFAVEVDEKEEQVLGVLPGNNCGGCGYPGCSGLAAAIAAGEAPVNACPVGGAPVAAKIGEIMGVDAGEQIHEVAFVKCAGTCEAAKTSYDYNGLHDCVMINMMQNGGPKACVYGCIGEGTCVKACPFDAIHIVDGVAVVDKEACKACGKCVAACPRHLIELVPYEQKHLVQCSSKDKGKDVMKACSVGCIGCKMCEKVCEAEAVKVVDNVAYIDTSKCTNCGACAEKCPKKIIL from the coding sequence ATGAGTATAACAGGGATTATTTTGGCTGCAGTCATTGTAGGCGGTACTGGCTTATTCATCGGTATCTTCCTGGGACTTGCGGACAAAAAGTTTGCGGTAGAAGTTGATGAAAAAGAAGAGCAGGTTCTGGGAGTTCTTCCTGGAAATAACTGCGGCGGCTGCGGATATCCGGGATGTTCTGGTCTCGCCGCGGCGATCGCGGCCGGGGAAGCTCCGGTAAACGCCTGCCCGGTAGGTGGCGCTCCGGTGGCGGCCAAGATCGGAGAGATCATGGGAGTAGATGCCGGAGAACAGATTCATGAGGTGGCGTTTGTAAAATGTGCCGGAACCTGTGAGGCTGCGAAAACAAGCTACGATTACAATGGACTCCATGATTGCGTCATGATCAATATGATGCAAAATGGCGGACCAAAAGCCTGCGTTTATGGATGTATCGGTGAGGGTACCTGCGTAAAAGCCTGCCCCTTTGACGCGATCCATATTGTAGACGGAGTGGCTGTGGTGGATAAAGAAGCATGTAAGGCCTGCGGCAAGTGTGTGGCTGCGTGTCCGAGACATCTGATCGAACTTGTTCCGTATGAACAGAAACATCTGGTACAGTGCAGTTCCAAGGATAAAGGAAAAGATGTTATGAAAGCCTGCTCTGTGGGATGTATCGGCTGTAAGATGTGTGAGAAGGTATGCGAGGCAGAGGCAGTAAAAGTGGTAGATAATGTGGCATACATTGATACCTCAAAATGTACAAACTGCGGCGCGTGCGCAGAGAAATGTCCGAAGAAGATCATATTATAA